A single region of the Gephyromycinifex aptenodytis genome encodes:
- the proB gene encoding glutamate 5-kinase, with product MTQHTPWTPTQGRDIVRDAETLVVKVGSSSLTTPQGVLDVQRLGRLADTLAARRLAGTRVVLVSSGAIAAGILPLGLTRRPKDLATQQAAAGVGQGALMAAYTAAFGAHGLTVGQVLLTADDLIRRQHYANARRAVGTLLRLGVVPVVNENDAVATDEVRFGDNDRLAALLAHLTHADALVLLTDVDALYDGPPQEPGAQRIACVSAQSELASVRISGSGSRVGTGGMVTKVEAARVATGAGVCTLLAGAEDATKALAGADVGTLFLPTADRPTSRMLWLAHASDPAGRLVVDEGAAQAIASGRASLLPTGVVAVEGSFGEGAPIEIVERSGKPIARGLVSYGSDELPRLLGRSTHWLADVFGPDYSREIVHRDHLVLL from the coding sequence GTGACCCAGCACACTCCGTGGACGCCGACGCAGGGGCGTGACATCGTCCGGGACGCAGAAACACTCGTCGTCAAGGTGGGTTCAAGCTCGCTGACCACCCCCCAAGGAGTCCTGGACGTGCAGCGGTTGGGGCGGCTCGCCGACACCCTCGCGGCTCGGCGGTTAGCCGGTACCCGGGTCGTCCTGGTCTCCTCTGGCGCGATCGCTGCCGGCATCCTGCCGTTGGGCTTGACGAGGCGGCCCAAGGATCTGGCCACCCAACAAGCTGCGGCCGGGGTAGGGCAGGGCGCTCTGATGGCTGCCTATACGGCGGCGTTCGGGGCGCACGGATTGACGGTGGGCCAGGTTCTGCTCACCGCTGATGACCTGATTCGCCGCCAGCACTACGCGAATGCCCGGCGGGCGGTAGGCACCCTGCTACGTCTGGGGGTAGTGCCCGTCGTCAACGAAAACGATGCCGTAGCCACCGATGAGGTGCGCTTCGGCGACAACGACCGGCTCGCCGCCTTGCTGGCCCACCTCACCCACGCCGATGCCCTGGTACTGCTCACCGACGTCGATGCGCTCTACGACGGCCCACCCCAGGAGCCCGGAGCACAACGTATCGCTTGCGTGAGCGCCCAGAGCGAACTGGCCTCGGTACGGATCAGCGGCTCCGGTTCACGGGTAGGTACTGGCGGAATGGTGACCAAAGTGGAAGCGGCCCGAGTGGCGACCGGGGCGGGGGTGTGCACCCTGCTGGCCGGGGCCGAAGACGCCACGAAGGCCTTGGCAGGGGCAGATGTCGGCACGTTGTTCCTTCCCACGGCCGATCGGCCCACCTCTCGCATGTTGTGGTTGGCGCACGCCAGTGATCCCGCCGGGAGACTGGTCGTGGACGAGGGTGCGGCGCAGGCGATTGCCAGCGGGAGAGCCTCACTGCTGCCCACGGGCGTGGTTGCCGTTGAAGGTTCGTTCGGCGAGGGCGCGCCGATCGAGATCGTCGAACGCAGCGGAAAGCCCATCGCACGCGGATTGGTCTCGTACGGCAGCGATGAGTTGCCGCGTCTGCTCGGACGATCCACGCACTGGCTGGCCGATGTCTTCGGACCTGACTATTCGCGCGAGATCGTGCATCGGGATCACCTCGTGCTCTTGTGA
- a CDS encoding GNAT family N-acetyltransferase, giving the protein MTVRIERAHVRDVKRVKPLWQLLVQRYADVAADDWPVRDANDAWQRRHQDYLTWINEASGVIFIAWEGEGEAARAIGYAALRFVDSGAAIDLGERVGEMESLAVYPEHHGKGIGTSLITACRRELERREIAFCCIETLASNEQAVALCERNGFRPYMVRLIRRIELD; this is encoded by the coding sequence ATGACGGTTCGTATCGAGCGCGCCCACGTGCGCGACGTCAAGCGGGTCAAACCGCTGTGGCAGCTTTTAGTTCAGCGTTACGCCGACGTCGCGGCCGATGATTGGCCGGTTCGTGACGCGAACGATGCCTGGCAGCGTCGACACCAGGACTACTTGACCTGGATCAACGAAGCCAGCGGCGTTATCTTCATCGCCTGGGAAGGCGAAGGCGAGGCCGCGCGGGCCATCGGTTACGCAGCCCTGCGTTTCGTCGATTCCGGTGCAGCCATTGACCTGGGGGAACGCGTCGGCGAGATGGAATCGCTCGCGGTCTATCCCGAACACCACGGCAAGGGCATCGGCACCAGCCTCATCACGGCCTGCCGCAGAGAACTGGAACGACGCGAAATCGCTTTCTGCTGCATCGAAACCCTGGCCAGCAACGAGCAGGCCGTCGCGCTGTGCGAACGCAACGGCTTCCGCCCCTACATGGTGCGCCTCATCCGGCGTATTGAATTGGACTGA